In Sphingobacteriaceae bacterium, the following proteins share a genomic window:
- a CDS encoding hydroxyacid dehydrogenase: MKVLLADSNHPVLYETLSAAGIQCDHYWTKSTEELLQILPEYEGLVIRSKFRLTKEVLEKATHLKCIGRVGAGMENIDVAFATSKHIVCLCVPEGNRDAVGEQAIGMLLMLLNNLKKADAEVRQGIWIRAENRGFEIKDKTVGIIGYGNMGSALAKKLSGFECKILAYDKYKTHFGNDYVTESSLEDLFEQADILSIHLPLTDETQYMINSSFLKSFKKEIYVINTARGKCVKTDDLVGALKSGKVKGACLDVLEYEKVSFEGIATDQMPAPMKFLIDSEKVILSPHIAGWTHESNYKMSKLIAEKMIAVLHQNT; the protein is encoded by the coding sequence ATGAAAGTCCTCCTGGCAGATTCCAATCATCCTGTGCTTTATGAAACCCTCAGCGCCGCGGGCATTCAATGCGATCACTATTGGACTAAGTCAACAGAAGAACTCCTTCAAATTCTACCGGAATATGAAGGACTTGTGATAAGGAGTAAGTTCAGGCTCACCAAAGAAGTTCTGGAAAAAGCCACGCACCTTAAGTGTATCGGCAGAGTGGGAGCAGGTATGGAAAACATTGACGTTGCTTTCGCTACTTCAAAACATATTGTTTGTCTTTGTGTGCCGGAAGGTAATCGTGATGCAGTGGGGGAGCAGGCGATCGGAATGTTGCTCATGCTTTTAAATAATTTAAAAAAGGCAGACGCAGAAGTTCGCCAGGGCATTTGGATCAGAGCCGAAAACAGAGGTTTTGAAATAAAAGATAAAACCGTTGGCATTATTGGTTATGGCAATATGGGTTCCGCCTTAGCAAAAAAATTATCAGGTTTTGAATGTAAAATTCTTGCTTACGATAAATACAAAACACATTTTGGCAATGACTATGTAACCGAATCATCGCTTGAAGATCTCTTTGAACAGGCTGATATCCTGAGTATTCATCTACCGCTCACCGACGAGACTCAGTATATGATCAATAGCAGTTTCCTTAAAAGCTTTAAAAAAGAAATATATGTCATAAACACAGCCCGCGGCAAATGTGTAAAAACCGATGATCTCGTAGGGGCTTTAAAATCGGGAAAAGTAAAAGGCGCCTGTCTTGATGTATTAGAATATGAAAAAGTGTCTTTCGAAGGGATAGCTACAGATCAAATGCCTGCTCCCATGAAATTTCTGATAGATTCGGAAAAAGTAATTTTAAGCCCACACATCGCTGGCTGGACGCACGAAAGCAATTATAAAATGAGTAAACTTATTGCGGAAAAAATGATCGCTGTATTGCACCAGAATACTTGA
- a CDS encoding DDE transposase, giving the protein MGSFYGINGKKLQRYYRKKLSDYNDWKYKNKAEQGIIFPENIGPYLSIDETCLSHSELYTILSNKAAKGKKGTIVAILKGTHSESIISLLQSIPLHLRKRVREVTLDLAGSMGLIVKKCFPHASMVIDRFHVQQLATEALQEIRIRHRWEAIEAENNGIDESRKNKRAYVPEILSNGETLKQLLARSRYLLYKAEHNWTLEQSQRANILFDRYPDIKKAYGLAQKLSWIYSNTKEKIYAFTRLAKWHEEVAQSGFKTFNTLSRTIENNYKRILNYFNNRSTNASAESFNAKIKAFRAQYRGVTDVNFFLFRLSKLFA; this is encoded by the coding sequence ATAGGCTCATTTTACGGCATTAATGGCAAAAAGCTTCAGCGTTACTATCGTAAGAAATTAAGTGATTATAACGATTGGAAATACAAGAATAAAGCCGAACAAGGAATTATATTTCCTGAAAACATTGGTCCTTATTTATCCATTGATGAGACCTGTTTATCACACTCAGAGCTTTACACAATCCTCTCCAACAAAGCGGCAAAAGGGAAGAAGGGTACCATAGTTGCGATTTTAAAGGGGACTCACTCGGAGAGCATAATCTCATTGCTACAAAGTATCCCCTTACATCTTAGAAAGAGAGTTCGTGAAGTCACACTGGATCTTGCGGGTAGCATGGGGTTAATCGTAAAAAAATGTTTTCCTCATGCAAGTATGGTTATTGATCGCTTCCATGTTCAACAGTTAGCTACCGAAGCACTCCAGGAAATAAGAATAAGACATCGTTGGGAAGCTATAGAGGCTGAAAATAATGGCATTGACGAATCCCGGAAAAACAAAAGAGCTTATGTCCCTGAAATTTTAAGTAATGGTGAGACTCTCAAACAACTACTCGCAAGAAGCCGCTATTTACTCTACAAAGCCGAACACAACTGGACTTTAGAACAATCCCAAAGAGCTAACATACTTTTTGATCGTTATCCTGATATTAAAAAAGCGTATGGTCTGGCTCAAAAATTATCCTGGATCTACAGCAATACAAAAGAGAAAATATATGCGTTTACAAGATTAGCCAAATGGCATGAAGAGGTTGCCCAATCTGGGTTCAAGACCTTCAATACCCTATCCAGAACCATTGAAAACAATTACAAAAGAATACTAAACTACTTTAATAACAGAAGTACTAATGCCTCAGCCGAATCATTTAATGCGAAAATCAAAGCTTTTAGAGCGCAATACCGAGGAGTTACAGATGTAAATTTCTTCCTATTTAGACTCTCTAAACTATTTGCCTAA
- a CDS encoding transposase has protein sequence MDPSYNDFLKIVLPEGICDYFELTGYKKDSESERIDLYLQEISTIPAEYATVRLTSKGFFDQVTIQDFPIRGHNVFLHVKRRRWLNEETGSVVFRNWDIITKGTRITNDFAAFLKEIS, from the coding sequence ATGGACCCATCCTACAATGACTTTTTAAAAATAGTATTACCTGAGGGGATTTGCGATTATTTTGAACTCACAGGTTATAAAAAAGACTCAGAAAGCGAGCGCATTGATTTGTATTTACAAGAGATAAGCACTATTCCTGCTGAGTACGCGACTGTCCGATTAACTTCAAAAGGTTTTTTTGATCAGGTAACTATACAAGATTTTCCGATTCGGGGGCACAATGTTTTTCTGCATGTCAAGCGTCGTCGCTGGCTTAATGAGGAGACCGGAAGTGTAGTTTTTCGTAATTGGGATATCATTACAAAAGGGACGCGAATCACAAACGATTTTGCGGCTTTTTTAAAAGAAATTAGTTGA
- a CDS encoding acyl transferase, with translation MLKNENNIFEISSAEDFLKQALEIFQFQYRENLIYKKWVDLLKVKPSQVTTLAGIPFLPIEFFKKFEVVSSPVNSETVQFTSSSTTSQTPSTHFVNQINLYEKSFLKSFELFYGSPKDYCILALLPNYLQRSGSSLVYMCKDLIERSEHPFSGFFLDNVDELIEKITTLKTENQKILLIGVSYALMDLCDKNVALNSNFIVMETGGMKGTRKELLKPELHTYLKNGFRIDTIHSEYGMTELLSQAYSKKEGLFEAPPWMGFMTREVDDPLKIRTDHKTGGINVIDLANRYSCSFIATKDLGRINADGSLELMGRYDHSDVRGCNLMMGDF, from the coding sequence TTGTTAAAAAACGAAAATAATATCTTTGAAATTAGCTCTGCAGAAGACTTCTTAAAGCAAGCCCTTGAAATTTTTCAGTTTCAATACCGGGAAAATTTGATCTATAAAAAATGGGTTGATCTTTTAAAAGTAAAACCCTCTCAGGTAACAACTCTTGCCGGAATTCCTTTTTTGCCAATAGAATTTTTCAAAAAATTTGAGGTGGTTTCGTCTCCGGTAAATTCTGAAACCGTTCAGTTTACAAGTAGCTCTACCACTTCACAAACGCCTTCTACACATTTCGTAAATCAAATAAATCTTTACGAAAAAAGTTTTTTAAAAAGCTTTGAGCTCTTCTACGGCAGTCCGAAAGACTATTGCATTCTGGCACTATTGCCAAATTACCTGCAGCGTAGCGGGTCTTCGCTGGTTTACATGTGCAAAGACTTAATAGAAAGGTCAGAACACCCGTTCAGTGGGTTTTTTCTGGACAATGTGGACGAGTTGATTGAGAAGATAACTACATTAAAAACTGAAAATCAAAAAATTTTGCTCATTGGGGTCTCTTATGCTTTGATGGATCTTTGTGATAAAAATGTAGCACTCAATTCTAATTTCATTGTAATGGAAACAGGTGGTATGAAAGGCACAAGAAAAGAGTTATTAAAGCCGGAACTACACACTTATTTAAAAAATGGCTTTAGAATAGATACTATTCACAGCGAGTATGGAATGACGGAATTATTAAGTCAGGCCTACAGTAAAAAAGAGGGGTTATTTGAAGCTCCGCCCTGGATGGGCTTTATGACGAGAGAAGTAGACGATCCTTTAAAAATAAGAACCGATCACAAAACAGGGGGCATTAATGTGATTGATCTCGCAAATAGGTATTCCTGTTCTTTTATTGCGACAAAAGATCTCGGGAGAATTAATGCCGATGGAAGCCTTGAATTAATGGGGCGTTACGATCATAGTGATGTGAGGGGATGTAACCTCATGATGGGAGATTTTTGA
- a CDS encoding aspartate carbamoyltransferase, with amino-acid sequence MSHLSVNHLLGIKQITKNDIELILSTAQNFKEVLNRPIKKVPSLRDLTVANLFFENSTRTRLSFELAQKRLSADVINFSASNSSVKKGETLVDTVNNILAMKVDMIVMRHASPGAAMFLSKKIDAKIVNAGDGAHEHPTQALLDAFSMQEKLGDLKGKKIVIVGDILHSRVALSNIFCLQKLGAIVKVCGPPTLIPRYITSLGVEVEPNLKKALDWCDVANMLRIQLERQDIKYFPSLREYTMLYGLDKELLDSLSKKIIVMHPGPINRGVEITSDVADSKQSIILEQVENGVAVRMAVMFLLAGRQG; translated from the coding sequence ATGAGCCATTTAAGCGTCAATCATCTCCTCGGAATAAAACAAATTACAAAAAACGATATTGAATTAATCTTAAGTACTGCTCAAAATTTTAAGGAAGTACTTAATCGTCCCATTAAAAAAGTTCCCTCTCTTCGCGATCTAACAGTTGCGAATTTATTTTTCGAAAATTCTACACGTACCCGTTTGTCATTTGAATTGGCTCAAAAGCGTTTAAGTGCCGATGTTATAAATTTTTCAGCCTCCAACTCTTCTGTAAAAAAAGGAGAAACGCTTGTAGATACGGTAAACAATATCCTGGCCATGAAAGTGGACATGATCGTGATGCGTCACGCGAGTCCTGGCGCAGCAATGTTCCTGTCAAAAAAAATTGACGCGAAAATTGTAAATGCAGGAGACGGCGCGCACGAACATCCTACACAAGCCTTGCTGGATGCATTCTCTATGCAGGAAAAATTAGGAGACCTGAAAGGTAAAAAAATTGTGATTGTTGGAGATATTTTACACTCACGTGTGGCACTTTCAAATATTTTCTGTCTTCAAAAATTAGGAGCCATTGTAAAAGTTTGCGGGCCACCTACTCTTATTCCAAGATACATTACTTCTTTAGGTGTAGAGGTAGAACCAAATTTAAAAAAAGCTCTTGACTGGTGCGATGTGGCAAATATGCTGCGCATTCAATTAGAGCGCCAGGACATAAAATATTTTCCTTCTTTAAGGGAGTATACCATGCTGTATGGTCTTGATAAGGAATTACTCGACAGCCTATCTAAGAAAATAATCGTGATGCATCCTGGACCGATTAACCGCGGTGTTGAAATTACCAGCGATGTAGCAGACAGCAAACAATCTATTATTCTTGAACAGGTGGAAAATGGTGTGGCAGTGCGTATGGCGGTGATGTTCTTACTCGCTGGCCGTCAAGGCTAG
- a CDS encoding damage-inducible protein DinB produces the protein MRPEKGTYPEYYGQYIPLVNQEDVNLALTRNWEDLQNFISSIPKEMEDYAYAPGKWTIKQVIMHLVDTERIFAYRALRFARRDAQQPLSFEENDYAANAELSERTLEDILQEFETVRKATLSLFKGFSPGTLLNAGNTAIGKTTVLAIGFLTCGHAIHHMNVIKDRYLKK, from the coding sequence ATGAGACCAGAAAAAGGAACCTATCCGGAATACTATGGCCAGTATATTCCACTGGTGAACCAGGAAGATGTGAACCTTGCTTTAACGCGTAACTGGGAAGATCTTCAGAATTTCATTTCCTCTATCCCCAAAGAGATGGAAGATTACGCTTATGCACCCGGCAAATGGACCATTAAGCAAGTAATTATGCACCTGGTAGACACAGAACGTATTTTCGCTTACCGGGCATTGCGTTTTGCCCGCAGAGATGCTCAGCAACCTTTATCTTTTGAAGAGAATGACTATGCCGCTAATGCAGAACTGAGCGAAAGAACGCTTGAGGACATTCTACAGGAATTTGAAACAGTTAGAAAAGCTACCCTATCCTTATTTAAAGGTTTTTCACCAGGTACTTTGTTAAATGCCGGGAATACTGCCATAGGAAAGACTACGGTACTGGCAATTGGCTTCCTAACCTGCGGACACGCGATACATCATATGAATGTGATTAAAGACCGCTACCTGAAAAAATAA
- a CDS encoding bifunctional pyr operon transcriptional regulator/uracil phosphoribosyltransferase, with product MRPKILLEKTQFDVTLKRLCHQLIEVHNDFSKTVIIGLQPRGIYLARRIQKELQSILKSKHIHCGELDTTFYRDDFRKKELIPNRTNIDFIIEDKNVVLIDDVLFTGRTIRAGLDAMLAFGRPKDVELLVLVDRRLSRNVPIQAKYIGITIDSISTQNVRVEWKETDGADKVTLVDK from the coding sequence GTGCGTCCAAAAATCCTATTAGAAAAAACCCAATTCGATGTTACCCTTAAACGCCTGTGCCACCAATTAATTGAGGTACACAACGATTTTAGTAAAACGGTAATTATTGGATTGCAGCCGCGCGGTATTTATCTCGCACGCCGCATTCAGAAGGAGTTGCAAAGCATTTTAAAATCAAAACACATTCATTGTGGAGAATTAGACACGACTTTTTACCGCGACGATTTCCGGAAAAAAGAACTCATTCCCAACCGCACCAATATTGATTTTATTATTGAAGATAAAAATGTGGTATTGATAGATGATGTTCTTTTTACAGGCAGAACCATACGTGCCGGACTGGATGCTATGCTGGCATTCGGCCGTCCGAAGGATGTAGAGTTACTGGTATTGGTAGACAGAAGGCTTTCCAGGAATGTTCCCATCCAGGCAAAATACATTGGTATCACTATCGATTCCATTTCCACACAAAATGTGCGCGTAGAGTGGAAAGAAACAGATGGCGCAGATAAGGTAACGCTGGTAGACAAATAA
- a CDS encoding D-tyrosyl-tRNA(Tyr) deacylase — protein sequence MRLLIQRVAEASVTIEGQIHASIQKGLLILAGIEEADTEEDLLYLVAKAVNMRIFSDADGKMNLDVKQVGGEILVVSQFTLHASTKKGNRPSFIKAARPDQAIPLYESFLSELGLALGKPCKSGVFGADMRIGLVNEGPVTIILDSKNKE from the coding sequence ATGCGATTGCTAATTCAAAGAGTTGCAGAGGCCAGTGTTACTATTGAGGGTCAGATTCACGCTTCTATACAAAAAGGTCTTTTAATTTTAGCTGGAATTGAAGAAGCCGATACGGAAGAAGATTTGCTTTACCTGGTTGCAAAGGCCGTGAACATGCGAATTTTTTCAGATGCGGACGGAAAAATGAATCTCGATGTAAAACAAGTGGGTGGCGAGATTTTAGTGGTGAGCCAGTTTACTTTACATGCTTCCACAAAAAAAGGAAACCGTCCCTCGTTCATTAAAGCGGCGCGACCTGATCAAGCCATTCCTCTTTACGAAAGCTTTCTTTCTGAACTAGGACTTGCACTAGGAAAGCCTTGTAAATCGGGCGTATTTGGCGCTGATATGAGAATAGGCCTCGTAAATGAAGGTCCGGTGACGATTATTCTTGACAGCAAGAACAAAGAATAA
- a CDS encoding enoyl-CoA hydratase, giving the protein MEAFVKSEIKNGIGTITFFHPQSNSMPGTQLRNLAAEIEKVGKDDAAKVIVLKSEGDKTFCAGASFDELISIKDLETGTHFFSGFAMVINAMRKAPKFVIARIQGKAVGGGVGIASSADYTFATDAAAVKLSELAVGIGPFVVGPAVERKVGTAAFCQLTINATEFQTAQWAKEKNLYAELFTTIEEMDKGIDALANKLAASNPEAMAMLKKIMWEGTENWDTLLVERAGMSGKLVLSEFTINAINKFKQKA; this is encoded by the coding sequence ATGGAAGCCTTCGTAAAATCAGAAATAAAAAACGGGATAGGAACAATCACTTTTTTTCATCCTCAAAGCAATTCAATGCCGGGGACGCAATTACGTAACCTCGCTGCAGAAATTGAAAAAGTAGGAAAAGATGATGCTGCCAAAGTTATCGTGTTAAAAAGCGAAGGCGATAAAACCTTTTGCGCAGGCGCCAGTTTTGATGAATTAATCTCGATTAAAGATTTAGAAACAGGAACACACTTCTTTTCTGGTTTTGCCATGGTTATTAATGCTATGCGTAAAGCTCCTAAGTTTGTTATAGCGCGCATACAGGGCAAGGCTGTGGGTGGTGGCGTGGGTATTGCGTCCAGCGCTGATTATACTTTTGCAACCGATGCAGCTGCTGTAAAATTAAGTGAGTTGGCAGTTGGTATCGGGCCATTTGTAGTTGGACCAGCCGTTGAACGTAAAGTGGGAACAGCAGCCTTCTGTCAGTTAACCATTAACGCTACCGAATTTCAAACAGCGCAATGGGCCAAAGAAAAAAATTTATACGCGGAGTTATTTACTACCATTGAGGAGATGGACAAAGGCATTGATGCATTAGCCAACAAACTCGCCGCGAGCAATCCCGAAGCTATGGCTATGCTAAAAAAAATCATGTGGGAAGGCACCGAGAATTGGGATACTTTACTGGTTGAACGCGCAGGCATGAGTGGTAAATTGGTTTTAAGTGAATTCACTATAAACGCTATTAATAAATTCAAACAGAAAGCTTAG
- a CDS encoding pyruvate dehydrogenase complex dihydrolipoamide acetyltransferase, whose protein sequence is MAEVVKMPKLSDTMTDGVIAKWHKKVGDKVKSGELLADIETDKATMEFESFQDGVLLHIGVQEKQAVPVDSIIAILGKEGEDISGLLDGGSGESKQSDNKQEVKKESTSKESVTSSVAEKDEKKSESSAPKALPAGVEVVRMPKLSDTMTEGVLAKWHKKVGDKVKSGELLADIETDKATMEFESFQDGVLIYQGIEEGKATPVDSIIGILGKGDEDVKAILASVQSGGGSSKASSESAEKKETPEKKEASEEKDSDAKKTDAASGAVGKDEETHTSADGRIKASPLAKALAKEKGIDLGKVKGTAENGRITKADIENYKPAAASASGAKTATSSAPLGKEEFRDEPASQMRKTIARRLLESTQNTPVFYLNIEVDMDNAMAARNVINAIPDTKVSFNDLVIKACAAALRKHPQVNTSWMGDKVRFNSHIHIGMAVAVEDGLLVPVIRFADQKSLSQISAEAKDFGKRAKDKKLQPAEWEGNTFTVSNLGMFGIESFTSIINAPASCILSVGAIRQVPVVKNNMVVPGNTMMLSLACDHRTVDGATGAQFLQTLKIFIENPVTMIV, encoded by the coding sequence ATGGCCGAAGTAGTAAAAATGCCCAAATTAAGTGATACCATGACCGATGGTGTTATTGCTAAGTGGCATAAAAAAGTTGGGGATAAAGTAAAAAGCGGAGAATTGCTTGCCGATATTGAAACCGATAAAGCAACTATGGAATTTGAATCTTTCCAGGATGGTGTTTTGTTGCACATTGGCGTACAGGAAAAACAAGCTGTTCCCGTAGATTCTATCATTGCTATTTTAGGAAAAGAAGGGGAAGATATTAGCGGACTCCTTGACGGAGGCTCTGGAGAAAGTAAGCAGTCGGACAACAAACAAGAGGTTAAAAAAGAATCTACATCTAAAGAGTCTGTCACTTCGAGCGTAGCAGAGAAGGACGAGAAAAAGTCTGAAAGCAGTGCCCCAAAAGCTTTACCTGCAGGGGTAGAAGTGGTGCGTATGCCGAAACTCAGCGATACTATGACGGAAGGTGTTCTTGCGAAATGGCATAAAAAAGTTGGCGATAAAGTAAAAAGCGGAGAATTATTAGCAGATATTGAAACTGATAAAGCTACCATGGAATTTGAATCGTTCCAGGATGGTGTTTTGATTTACCAGGGTATTGAAGAAGGCAAAGCGACCCCGGTAGATAGCATTATTGGGATATTAGGAAAAGGCGATGAAGATGTAAAGGCAATTTTAGCATCCGTTCAATCTGGTGGAGGCTCATCTAAAGCATCTTCAGAAAGCGCAGAGAAAAAGGAAACTCCTGAAAAGAAAGAAGCGTCTGAAGAAAAAGACTCAGATGCTAAAAAAACAGATGCCGCTTCGGGCGCAGTCGGGAAAGACGAAGAAACACATACCAGCGCCGACGGCAGAATAAAGGCGTCGCCTTTGGCAAAAGCATTAGCTAAAGAAAAAGGAATTGACCTCGGTAAAGTAAAAGGTACTGCTGAAAACGGCCGTATTACAAAAGCAGACATTGAAAATTACAAACCTGCAGCGGCCTCTGCTTCAGGAGCCAAAACAGCAACAAGCTCTGCACCGTTAGGAAAAGAAGAATTCAGAGATGAACCCGCTTCGCAAATGCGTAAAACCATTGCCCGTCGTTTATTAGAAAGCACTCAAAACACTCCGGTGTTTTATCTCAATATCGAAGTAGACATGGATAACGCCATGGCTGCCCGTAATGTAATAAACGCCATTCCTGACACTAAAGTTTCATTTAATGACTTAGTTATAAAGGCTTGCGCAGCGGCTTTACGCAAACATCCACAAGTTAATACAAGTTGGATGGGAGATAAAGTACGTTTCAACTCTCATATCCATATCGGTATGGCAGTAGCTGTAGAAGACGGTTTATTGGTTCCGGTAATTCGTTTTGCCGATCAAAAATCTTTATCGCAAATTTCAGCGGAAGCTAAAGATTTTGGTAAACGCGCAAAAGATAAAAAACTACAACCTGCAGAGTGGGAAGGAAATACTTTTACAGTTTCCAACCTGGGTATGTTTGGTATTGAATCCTTTACTTCCATCATCAATGCTCCGGCCTCTTGTATACTATCGGTAGGAGCAATAAGACAAGTACCGGTTGTGAAAAACAACATGGTAGTTCCTGGCAACACCATGATGTTGAGTCTTGCCTGCGATCACCGCACGGTAGATGGCGCAACCGGCGCACAATTCTTACAGACACTTAAAATCTTTATCGAGAATCCGGTGACGATGATCGTATAA